Genomic window (Streptomyces sp. RerS4):
TCATGTACGAGGGCAGGCGGCGACGGAGCCGCTCGCGCAGCCGGTCCGGTGCGGCCGGAGCGTCGCGGTCGGCGGGCACGGTCCAGGCGACGAGCCGGTCGTCGCGTACGGCGACGGCGGCTGCGGCGATGTCGGACTCCTCCAGGAGCACCTGTTCGATCTCGCCCGGCTCGATGCGGTATCCGCCCAGCTTGAGCTGGCGGTCCATGCGTCCGAGGACCTCGACCCGGCCGTCCGGGAGGGTGCGCGCGTGATCACCCGTGCGGAACATGCGTGAGGGTCCGTCGGTGTACGGGTCCGGTACGAAGCGCTCGGCGTTCAGTTCGGGTCGGTTCCAGTAGCCTTCGGCGACGCCGTCGCCACCGATGCACAGTTCACCGACGCACCCGATCGGCGTCAGGCCGCCGCGGGAATCGAGGACGCGGAGGGTGGTGTTCGAGATCGGACGTCCGACCGTGACGCGGGTGGTCTCGGCGCGGATCTCCTGGACGCTGGAGTACACCGTGGTCTCCGTCGGCCCGTACATGTTCCACACGGACTCGCCCCGCTTGGCCAGCGGTTCCGCGAGGCCGGGCGGGAACGCCTCGCCGCAGCTGTACAGCCGCGGCGAACCGTCGCCCTGCCAGCCGGAGTCCAGCAGCGCCCGATAGCGCGAGGGGGTGGCCTGGAGTGCGGTGATGCCGTGCCGGGTGACGTAGGCGTCCACTTCCTTGCCGCTGAGTCCGAGCGTCCGTCCTCCGACGTGGACCGTGGCTCCCACCGCGAGCGGCACCAGGAGCTCGGCGAGGGACGTGTCGAACGTGAGCGTGGTCAGTGCGAGGAAACGGTCGTCCGGTCCGAGGCCCGGGTGCCGCAGCGCCAGGCTGTCCACGAGGTTGGCGAGGGCCCGGTGGCCGACGGCCACGCCCTTGGGACGCCCGGTGGAACCGGACGTGTAGATGACGTAGGCCAGGCCGTCCGGTTCGGCGCCCGGCAGCGCGGCGGCCCCCTCGGGGACCCCTTGCGAGTCCTCGCGCGACAGGTCCAGTACGGTGCCGCCCCAGTCTTCCGGCACCGCGATCGTCGCGCCGTCCGTCAGGACGAGGGCGGGGTCGGCGTCCCGCAGTACGTAGGCGGTCCGGTCGGCGGGGTGCGCCGGGTCCAACGGGACGAAAGCGGCGCCGGCGCGCGCGATCGCGAGCAGTGCGGTGACCAGGTCGGCGCCGCGGCCCAGGCAGACGCCGACGCGGTCGCCGGCGCCCGCGCCGAGGGCGGCCAGGCGCCGGGCGAGGGCCGTGGCCCGCGTGTCGAGTTCCCGGTAGGTGTACACGGTGTGGCCGGCTACGACCGCCGGGTGGTCCGGTCGGTCGGCCAGTGCCCCGTCGATCAGGCCGCCGAGCAGCGCCCGCGGGGGCGTGCGGTCGACGTCCGTTCCGTTCCAGCGGTCCAGGAGCAGGCCGCGGGTCTCCTCGGGCACCGAGAGGAGGTCGCGCAGGGGCATCTCCGGTCGGTCGGCGAGCCGTTCCAGGACGGTGGTGACGTGCTGGAGCACCCGCTCGGCCTCGCCGTCACCGAACGCGGCGGCGTCCACGACGAGCTGGAGCCGCAGCTCGGCGGCGACCCGTACCACGAGGGTGGCGGTGTAGTTGGTGCGGGTCTCGTAGCGGACGTCGGCGACGCGGAGCTCTCCCCCGGACAGAACGGACCGGGAGGCGTCCGGATAGTTCTCGAACACGACGACGGTGTCGAAGAGCTGGACGCCGCGTTCGGTTCCGGCCCAGCGCTGGACGTCGGTGAGCGGCGTGTGCTGGTGCTCCAGGACGGGATGGCGGGAGGCCGCGTACCCGGACAGCCACTCCTCGGCGGTCAGGTCGTGGTCGATGCGCGCCCGTACGGGAATCGTGTTGATGAACATGCCGATCATCGATTCGGCTCCGGCGAGCGGCGGCCGTCCCCCGACGGTGACGCCCACGACCACGTCGTCCCGGCCCGAGTAGCGGGCGACGGTGCCCGCCCAGGCGGCCTCCACGACGCTGCCGAGGGTGGTCGACCGGCCCGCCGCCAGGTCACGCAGTCGGGCG
Coding sequences:
- a CDS encoding amino acid adenylation domain-containing protein, translated to MNDIEDIYPLSPAQEGMLYHTTAAPEQGLYVETTTFKVLGALDLPALTAAWRTVVARHPALRTAFVHQRISAPHQVVLPGAEVRVDFRDLTDLDETARAEAVEQEVARRRGEPFDPTRPPLMRLLALRLRADEHLMVWTYHHMILDGWSAALLMAEVTAELAHPGGTAPTAPPPFRDHITWLRGQDPERDRAFWSGYLADYREPAVFTLPGTRPGAKPSGEFRTVRGTLSAEATARLRDLAAGRSTTLGSVVEAAWAGTVARYSGRDDVVVGVTVGGRPPLAGAESMIGMFINTIPVRARIDHDLTAEEWLSGYAASRHPVLEHQHTPLTDVQRWAGTERGVQLFDTVVVFENYPDASRSVLSGGELRVADVRYETRTNYTATLVVRVAAELRLQLVVDAAAFGDGEAERVLQHVTTVLERLADRPEMPLRDLLSVPEETRGLLLDRWNGTDVDRTPPRALLGGLIDGALADRPDHPAVVAGHTVYTYRELDTRATALARRLAALGAGAGDRVGVCLGRGADLVTALLAIARAGAAFVPLDPAHPADRTAYVLRDADPALVLTDGATIAVPEDWGGTVLDLSREDSQGVPEGAAALPGAEPDGLAYVIYTSGSTGRPKGVAVGHRALANLVDSLALRHPGLGPDDRFLALTTLTFDTSLAELLVPLAVGATVHVGGRTLGLSGKEVDAYVTRHGITALQATPSRYRALLDSGWQGDGSPRLYSCGEAFPPGLAEPLAKRGESVWNMYGPTETTVYSSVQEIRAETTRVTVGRPISNTTLRVLDSRGGLTPIGCVGELCIGGDGVAEGYWNRPELNAERFVPDPYTDGPSRMFRTGDHARTLPDGRVEVLGRMDRQLKLGGYRIEPGEIEQVLLEESDIAAAAVAVRDDRLVAWTVPADRDAPAAPDRLRERLRRRLPSYMIPEVLVTLNDLPLTSAGKTDLLALTVPSDAPSVAATGPDDTAGAASPGGLQETVARIFREVLALPEVGLDEDFFDLGGDSLRAMRIAARIQSELDADFDVELLFDYSTVRELAAGIARITAAGN